The following nucleotide sequence is from Agromyces sp. SYSU T00194.
GTCATGCGATCCTCCCGAGCAGCTCGCGCTCGCGCTCGGCGGGCATGCCCGCCGGGCGAGCGGCGTGCAGGCCCTCCGTGCGCTCCCACGCGAGCACGTCGGCGAGCAGCTCGCGCGGCGGACGGGTGCGCAGGCCCGCCGCCTCGGCCGCGACGGTCGACCGCGAGAAGAACCCGACGTACTCGTCGCCCGGCAGCCAGAACGGCAGCTCGAGCGGGCCCACCTCCTGCTCCACCAGCCACTCCGATGAGACCCGCACCACCTCGCCGACGTGCCCGCCGACCTCTCGCGAGTCCTCCACCCAGTGCGCGAACGGCACGATCGGGCCGTCGGCGTTGAAGGTGCCGACGATGCCCTGCTCGGCCGCGTCGAGCAGCCAGGCGACGAGGTCGCCCACGTCGATCACCTGGGTCGCGGCAGCGGGCGTGTCGGGCACGAGCAGTGGGCCCTCGGGGTCGCGGGCGGCGCGCCGCACCCAGTACCCGGATCGCCCGGTGTGGTCGCCCCGCCCGCCGATGATGCCCGGCCGCGACAGGTGCACCCGGTCGCCGACCACCTCGGCGGTCGCCAGCTCGCACGCGACCTTCGCCGCCCCGTACGCCGCGCGGTCGGCGGTGTCACCCTCGTGCGGCGCGTGCACCTCTGCACGCTCGTCCTCGCCGGCCACGTCCTCGCGTGCGTAGACGCTGCCCGAGGACACGTAGGTCCAGTGCCGCGCCCGCGGCCCGATCGCACGCACCGCGTCGCGCACGAACCCGGGCTGCCACGACACCTCGAGCACGGCGTCCCAGTCGCGCCCGGCGATCTCGTCGTACGCGCCCGGCTCGCTGCGGTCGGCGGCGACCAGCGCGGCGCCGGGGACTGCCGCCCCCGCCTCGCCGCGCGCCAGGCAGGTCACCGCGTGCCCGCGCTCCAGCGCCGTTGCCGCGATCGTCCGCCCGAGCCAGGCGGTGCCGCCCAGGATGAGGATCTCCATGCCCCCATCAGAGCAGGTGTGCGGATGCCGCGCCAGCACGGTCCTCGCCGGGCGAGCCGGGCGTCCGCCCCGAGGCATCCGCTCGCCCCACCCCCGGCGCGACGCCTCAGGCCGCGAGCCGCGCCCGATCGCGAGCCCGCAGCACGAGCTTCTGCAGCTCCGACGCCCAGAGCACGAGGGTCGCCGCGACCACGCACGCGAGCCAGTGCTCGGCCGACAGGTGCGCGGTGCCGAACGCGACCTGCAAGAACGGCACCTCGACCACCGCGACCTGCAACGCGACGCTCAGCGCGACGGCCCCAAGCAGCCAGCGGTTGCTGAACGGCCGGAAGAACGCGCTGTGCGTCTCGGAGCGCGCGTTGAACGCCGTGAGCAGCCCGGCGAAGACGAGCGTCGTGAACGCGGCCGTCCGCGCGACCTCGATCGTGTCGGTGCCGCCCGGAATGAGCCCGCCGGGGAGGAACAGGTCCATCACGCCGAGCGCCGCGACGGCCATCACCGCACCGGTGACGAAGATGCCGACCCACATGCGGCCGTCGATCGCGCGGTCATCGACCCCGCGCGGCTTCCGTGCCATCACGTCGTCGATCTCGGGGTCGACGCCCATCGCGAGCGCGGGTCCGGAGTCGGTGATGAGGTTCATCCAGAGGATCTGCGTCGCGAGCAGCGGCGCCACCACCGCCTCGTCGCTCGCCCCCGAGAGCCCGAGCACCCCGGCGAGCACGACCCCGAAGAACACGGTCATGACCTCGCCCATGTTCGAGAACAGCAGGTAGCGCAGGAACTTCTTGATGTTGTCGAAGATCACCCGCCCCTCGCGCACGGCCGCGACGATCGTGGCGAAGTCGTCGTCGCCGAGGATCATCTTCGCCGCCTGCTTGGTCACCTCGGTGCCCGTGACGCCCATGGCGACGCCGATGTCGGCCGACTTCAGCGCGGGCGCGTCGTTCACGCCGTCGCCGGTCATCGCGATGACCTGGCCGTCGGCCTGCAGTGCGTCGACGATGCGCAGCTTGTGCTCGGGCGCGACGCGCGCGTACACCGAGTGCTCGTGCACGGTGCGCCGCAGCGCCTCGTCGTCGAGCGCGGCGAGGTCGCGGCCGGCCACCGCCTCGGCGCCCGGCTCCACGATGCCGAGGTCGGTCGCGATGCGCGCCGCGGTCTCGGGGTGGTCGCCGGTGATCATGAGTACCCGGATGCCCGCGCGATGCGCCTCCGCGATCGCCGGCTTCGCCTCGGGCCGGGGCGGGTCGATGATGCCCACGACGCCGACGTAGACCAGGTCGTGCTCGACCGAGTCGTCGAGCTCGGTGGCATCCGTCTCGGTGGGCAGGTCGTCGGGCTGTTCGCGGTACGCGACGCCGAGCGTGCGGTACGCCTGCCGGGTGAGGGCGTGCACGTCGGCGAGCGCCTTCGCGCGACGCTCCTCGGTGAGCGGCACCGCGTCGTCGCCCACGCGGATCGCGGTGCAGCGCTCGAGCAGCACGTCGGGCGCGCCCTTGCTGAAGAGCACGGCGAGCCCCTCGTCGAGGTGGCGGTTCGCGGTCGACATCATCATGCGGTCGGCGTCGAACGGCACCGACCCGAACCGCTCGAACCTGCCGGCACGCTCGACCGTGCCCGCGAGCTTGCGCGCGGCGACGAGGAAGGCCGCGTCGGTCGGGTCGCCCTGGATGCTCCAGCGGCCGTCCTGTTCGCTCAGCCCCGCGTCGTTCGCGAGCGAGCCCGCCGCGAGCACGACCTGCGCCTCCTCGCGCAGCGCACCCTCGCCGAGCGGCGCCCCGCCCGAGGTGGCTTCGCCCTCCGGCGCGTAGCCGACGCCCGCGAGCTCGACCTCGCCCGAGGCGGTGACGATGCGCTGCACGGTCATCTCGTTGGTCGTGAGCGTGCCGGTCTTGTCGGAGCAGATGGCGGATGCCGCGCCCAGCGTCTCGACGCTCGAGAGCTGTCGCACGACGGCGTTGCGCTTCGCCATGCGCTGCACACCCAGCGCGAGCACGACCGACATGATGGCCGGCAGCCCCTCGGGCACCGCCGCCACCGCGAGCGAGACGCCGAGCAGCAGCACCGTGACGAGGTCGGCCGGCTGCGTCACGCCCTCGACGATGATGATGGTCGCCATGACCACGATCGCGATGGCGATCACGACGATGCCGAGCACGCGCCCGACACGCCCGATCTCGCGCTGCAGCGGGGTCTGCTCCTCTCGGGTCTGCTCGAGCAGGGTGGCGATGGAGCCCACCTGCGTGGCCATGCCGGTCGCGGTGACCACGGCGCGGCCGGTGCCGCGGTTGACCGCCGTGCCCTTGAAGACCATGTCGGTGCGGTCGCCCGGCTCGGCGGGCTCGGCGAGCGCACGCGGGTGCTTGTCGACCGGCTGGCTCTCGCCGGTGAGGGATGCCTCCGAGACGCGGAGCCCGCTCGACTCGAGCAGCCGGGCGTCGGCGCCGACCTGGTCGCCCTCGCCGAGCACCAGCACATCGCCGCGCACCAGCTCGCGGCTGGGCACCGCGGCGCGCTCGCCGTCGCGGAGCACGAGCGAGTTCGCCTCGGTCATGCGCGAGAGCGCCGCGACCGCCTCGTCGGCGCGGGCCTCCTGCACGACGCCGATGATCGCGTTGACGATCACGATCGAGCCGATCACGAGCACGTCGATCGGCAGCCCCTCGGCGCCCTCGAGCGCCCAGGCGAACAGGGCCACCACGAGCGCGCCGAGCAGCAGGTAGATCAGCGGGTCCTGGAACTGGGCGAGGATGCGGCGCCAGAGCGGTGTCGGCCGCGACTCGCGCAGCTCGTTCGGTCCGTCGGCATCCAGCCGCCGGGCCGCCTCGCGGGCGGAGAGCCCGACCGCGGGGTCGACGCCGAGCGCCTCGGCGACCTCGTCGGCGTGGGCGATGCTCGGATCGGCGATCGGTCGGTCGGTGCGCTGCTCGGTCCGGTCGGTGCGCTGCTCGGTCCGGTCGTCGCTCGCCACGGTTCCATCCTGCGGCGCGCAACGGGGCGAGCACAACGGGTGCGGATGCCCCGGGGCATCCGCCTGCACCGCCCACGTCTCGGGTGCGGGGTCAGGCCTCGAATCGCGCGGCGACCTCGTCGGCGGCGGCGGCGCGCACGCGCTGCTTCTGGTCGTCGGGCATGTCGTCGAGCTCGTCGAGCCGGGCGAGCGGGTACCAGAACACCTCGGATGCCTCGCCGTCGGCCGGGTACGGATCGCCCGAGACGTAGCGGCAGCGGAACGTCAGGTCGAGGTACGCGGTGCGGTCGCCGTTCGGATACGTGATCTCGGGCGTCGTGTGCACCCAGGCGAGGCGCTCGACCTCGATGTGCACGTTCGCCTCCTCGAGCGCCTCGCGCACCGCCGTGATGGCGGGCTCCTCGCCCGGCTCGATGATCCCGGAGATGGGTGCGAGCCGGCCGTTGTCGCTGCGGCGGCCGAGCAGCACCTCGTCGTCGCGGAGGATCACGGCGGTCACGCCCGACAGCCAGAG
It contains:
- a CDS encoding oxidoreductase yields the protein MEILILGGTAWLGRTIAATALERGHAVTCLARGEAGAAVPGAALVAADRSEPGAYDEIAGRDWDAVLEVSWQPGFVRDAVRAIGPRARHWTYVSSGSVYAREDVAGEDERAEVHAPHEGDTADRAAYGAAKVACELATAEVVGDRVHLSRPGIIGGRGDHTGRSGYWVRRAARDPEGPLLVPDTPAAATQVIDVGDLVAWLLDAAEQGIVGTFNADGPIVPFAHWVEDSREVGGHVGEVVRVSSEWLVEQEVGPLELPFWLPGDEYVGFFSRSTVAAEAAGLRTRPPRELLADVLAWERTEGLHAARPAGMPAERERELLGRIA
- a CDS encoding cation-translocating P-type ATPase, which codes for MASDDRTEQRTDRTEQRTDRPIADPSIAHADEVAEALGVDPAVGLSAREAARRLDADGPNELRESRPTPLWRRILAQFQDPLIYLLLGALVVALFAWALEGAEGLPIDVLVIGSIVIVNAIIGVVQEARADEAVAALSRMTEANSLVLRDGERAAVPSRELVRGDVLVLGEGDQVGADARLLESSGLRVSEASLTGESQPVDKHPRALAEPAEPGDRTDMVFKGTAVNRGTGRAVVTATGMATQVGSIATLLEQTREEQTPLQREIGRVGRVLGIVVIAIAIVVMATIIIVEGVTQPADLVTVLLLGVSLAVAAVPEGLPAIMSVVLALGVQRMAKRNAVVRQLSSVETLGAASAICSDKTGTLTTNEMTVQRIVTASGEVELAGVGYAPEGEATSGGAPLGEGALREEAQVVLAAGSLANDAGLSEQDGRWSIQGDPTDAAFLVAARKLAGTVERAGRFERFGSVPFDADRMMMSTANRHLDEGLAVLFSKGAPDVLLERCTAIRVGDDAVPLTEERRAKALADVHALTRQAYRTLGVAYREQPDDLPTETDATELDDSVEHDLVYVGVVGIIDPPRPEAKPAIAEAHRAGIRVLMITGDHPETAARIATDLGIVEPGAEAVAGRDLAALDDEALRRTVHEHSVYARVAPEHKLRIVDALQADGQVIAMTGDGVNDAPALKSADIGVAMGVTGTEVTKQAAKMILGDDDFATIVAAVREGRVIFDNIKKFLRYLLFSNMGEVMTVFFGVVLAGVLGLSGASDEAVVAPLLATQILWMNLITDSGPALAMGVDPEIDDVMARKPRGVDDRAIDGRMWVGIFVTGAVMAVAALGVMDLFLPGGLIPGGTDTIEVARTAAFTTLVFAGLLTAFNARSETHSAFFRPFSNRWLLGAVALSVALQVAVVEVPFLQVAFGTAHLSAEHWLACVVAATLVLWASELQKLVLRARDRARLAA
- a CDS encoding NUDIX hydrolase, producing the protein MPIPDFIVDLRRSIGTAPLWLSGVTAVILRDDEVLLGRRSDNGRLAPISGIIEPGEEPAITAVREALEEANVHIEVERLAWVHTTPEITYPNGDRTAYLDLTFRCRYVSGDPYPADGEASEVFWYPLARLDELDDMPDDQKQRVRAAAADEVAARFEA